In Ananas comosus cultivar F153 linkage group 10, ASM154086v1, whole genome shotgun sequence, the following proteins share a genomic window:
- the LOC109716751 gene encoding uncharacterized protein LOC109716751 isoform X1 codes for MNVHRPPPPPPMPISAPPPSRSPPPPAAAPPPLQSHLPSSLSLGLVPLHTPPRAPPPPPEPAAEHAPPPPPPPLARVRLADIAPYEGAPGGAYQRAVEALSASLTRHNAAVIELGADDAVVVRCALESARMYFRARAQCGGVVGSAKPSRGVYIYRAGRSLEDGDLSPPCMSDTFRSLGKAARAALCAIARHLRLRSDVFNHLLDDTPLPVNEVSSSVLVASYSHSSLQNGKGPVAGAKSSSTEVEKGLLTLIASDCPGVQVCDPNGRWYLADGGDSPGDLLLLTGKALSHATAGLRPATSYRTVVDHLPLCMTSGRASLTFRLVPQANAILDCSPISAAGHVIPQSYQPISVSQFMDDLSAEEDVICNHPENTYEAQNNLIREPSLRSVLSDPLSGAFLEDAMVVSCGHSFGGHMLKQVIDKARCSLCHAEIEADSLIPNYALRAAAVAVKMEDDRRLFHNAALRKRRKEAGEQMDALKRLSKENGEVAADADSHRQLKGVQYPFAVSEKVLIKGNRRTPDKFVGREAVITSQCLNGWYLLKILDSGESVRLQYRSLQKLSGPQSVERSQPQLLLQTSS; via the exons ATGAACGTCCAccgtcccccgccgccgccgccgatgccgATTTCCGCCCCTCCCCCCTCCCGATCGCCGCCTCCTCCGGcggctgcgccgccgccgctccagTCTCAcctcccctcctccctctccctcggcCTTGTCCCCCTCCACACCCCTCCCCGCGCCCCACCCCCTCCGCCGGAGCCTGCGGCGGAgcacgcgccgccgccgccgccgccgcctctggCGAGGGTGAGGCTCGCCGACATCGCGCCGTACGAGGGGGCGCCCGGTGGGGCCTACCAGCGGGCGGTGGAGGCGCTCTCGGCGTCGCTGACGCGGCACAACGCCGCGGTGATCGAGCTCGGGGCCGACGACGCGGTCGTGGTCCGGTGCGCGCTGGAGTCGGCGAGGATGTACTTTAGGGCGAGGGCGCAGTGCGGGGGCGTCGTCGGCTCGGCGAAGCCCAGCCGAGGGGTTTACATATACCGCGCCGGGAG GTCTTTAGAAGATGGAGACTTGTCACCCCCTTGTATGAGTGACACTTTCAGAAGTTTGGGGAAGGCGGCTCGTGCTGCTCTATGTGCAATAGCAAGACATCTCCGCCTCCGGAGCGA TGTTTTCAACCATTTGCTTGATGATACCCCATTGCCTGTTAATGAGGTCTCATCGTCAGTCTTGGTTGCGTCATATTCTCACAGTTCATTGCAAAATGGCAAAGGGCCTGTTGCAGGAGCAAAATCTTCAAGCACTGAAGTTGAAAAGGGTTTGCTGACATTAATTGCCTCCGACTGCCCTGGAGTTCAG GTTTGTGACCCAAATGGTCGTTGGTACCTAGCAGATGGGGGTGATAGTCCAGGAGACTTATTGTTACTCACAGGAAAGGCCTTAAGTCATGCTACTGCTGGTTTGCGCCCTGCTACCTCATATCGGACTGTTGTTGATCATTTACCATTATGTATGACCAGTGGAAG AGCATCACTTACTTTTAGGCTCGTGCCTCAAGCCAATGCTATACTGGATTGTTCTCCAATTTCAGCAGCTGGTCATGTTATCCCACAAAGCTATCAACCAATTTCTGTGAGCCAGTTCATGGATGATTTGTCTGCTGAAGAAGATGTTATTTGCAACCATCCGGAAAATACATAC GAAGCTCAAAATAATCTTATTAGGGAACCGTCACTGAGAAGTGTCCTCTCAGACCCCCTGTC TGGGGCATTCCTTGAAGATGCCATGGTTGTCTCTTGTGGGCATTCTTTTGGTGGCCACATGCTGAAGCAAGTCATAGATAAG GCCAGATGTAGTCTCTGCCATGCAGAAATAGAAGCCGACTCCTTGATTCCCAACTATG CTTTGAGAGCAGCAGCTGTCGCAGTAAAGATGGAAGATGATAGGAGGCTCTTCCATAATGCTGCTCTCAGGAAGCGCAGGAAAGAAGCGGGCGAACAAATGGATGCACTAAAGAGGCTCAGCAAA GAAAATGGTGAGGTGGCAGCTGATGCGGACAGTCATAGGCAACTAAAAGGAGTTCAGTATCCTTTTGCCGTGAGCGAGAAAGTCTTGATCAAG GGAAACAGGAGGACACCCGACAAATTTGTTGGTAGGGAAGCTGTGATCACATCTCAATGCTTGAATGGCTG GTATCTTCTCAAGATCCTCGATAGCGGAGAAAGCGTACGCCTTCAGTACCGGTCGCTTCAGAAACTCTCCGGCCCTCAGAGCGTCGAGAGGTCGCAACCTCAGCTATTGCTTCAAACTAGCAGTTGA
- the LOC109716751 gene encoding uncharacterized protein LOC109716751 isoform X2 — MNVHRPPPPPPMPISAPPPSRSPPPPAAAPPPLQSHLPSSLSLGLVPLHTPPRAPPPPPEPAAEHAPPPPPPPLARVRLADIAPYEGAPGGAYQRAVEALSASLTRHNAAVIELGADDAVVVRCALESARMYFRARAQCGGVVGSAKPSRGVYIYRAGRSLEDGDLSPPCMSDTFRSLGKAARAALCAIARHLRLRSDSLQNGKGPVAGAKSSSTEVEKGLLTLIASDCPGVQVCDPNGRWYLADGGDSPGDLLLLTGKALSHATAGLRPATSYRTVVDHLPLCMTSGRASLTFRLVPQANAILDCSPISAAGHVIPQSYQPISVSQFMDDLSAEEDVICNHPENTYEAQNNLIREPSLRSVLSDPLSGAFLEDAMVVSCGHSFGGHMLKQVIDKARCSLCHAEIEADSLIPNYALRAAAVAVKMEDDRRLFHNAALRKRRKEAGEQMDALKRLSKENGEVAADADSHRQLKGVQYPFAVSEKVLIKGNRRTPDKFVGREAVITSQCLNGWYLLKILDSGESVRLQYRSLQKLSGPQSVERSQPQLLLQTSS; from the exons ATGAACGTCCAccgtcccccgccgccgccgccgatgccgATTTCCGCCCCTCCCCCCTCCCGATCGCCGCCTCCTCCGGcggctgcgccgccgccgctccagTCTCAcctcccctcctccctctccctcggcCTTGTCCCCCTCCACACCCCTCCCCGCGCCCCACCCCCTCCGCCGGAGCCTGCGGCGGAgcacgcgccgccgccgccgccgccgcctctggCGAGGGTGAGGCTCGCCGACATCGCGCCGTACGAGGGGGCGCCCGGTGGGGCCTACCAGCGGGCGGTGGAGGCGCTCTCGGCGTCGCTGACGCGGCACAACGCCGCGGTGATCGAGCTCGGGGCCGACGACGCGGTCGTGGTCCGGTGCGCGCTGGAGTCGGCGAGGATGTACTTTAGGGCGAGGGCGCAGTGCGGGGGCGTCGTCGGCTCGGCGAAGCCCAGCCGAGGGGTTTACATATACCGCGCCGGGAG GTCTTTAGAAGATGGAGACTTGTCACCCCCTTGTATGAGTGACACTTTCAGAAGTTTGGGGAAGGCGGCTCGTGCTGCTCTATGTGCAATAGCAAGACATCTCCGCCTCCGGAGCGA TTCATTGCAAAATGGCAAAGGGCCTGTTGCAGGAGCAAAATCTTCAAGCACTGAAGTTGAAAAGGGTTTGCTGACATTAATTGCCTCCGACTGCCCTGGAGTTCAG GTTTGTGACCCAAATGGTCGTTGGTACCTAGCAGATGGGGGTGATAGTCCAGGAGACTTATTGTTACTCACAGGAAAGGCCTTAAGTCATGCTACTGCTGGTTTGCGCCCTGCTACCTCATATCGGACTGTTGTTGATCATTTACCATTATGTATGACCAGTGGAAG AGCATCACTTACTTTTAGGCTCGTGCCTCAAGCCAATGCTATACTGGATTGTTCTCCAATTTCAGCAGCTGGTCATGTTATCCCACAAAGCTATCAACCAATTTCTGTGAGCCAGTTCATGGATGATTTGTCTGCTGAAGAAGATGTTATTTGCAACCATCCGGAAAATACATAC GAAGCTCAAAATAATCTTATTAGGGAACCGTCACTGAGAAGTGTCCTCTCAGACCCCCTGTC TGGGGCATTCCTTGAAGATGCCATGGTTGTCTCTTGTGGGCATTCTTTTGGTGGCCACATGCTGAAGCAAGTCATAGATAAG GCCAGATGTAGTCTCTGCCATGCAGAAATAGAAGCCGACTCCTTGATTCCCAACTATG CTTTGAGAGCAGCAGCTGTCGCAGTAAAGATGGAAGATGATAGGAGGCTCTTCCATAATGCTGCTCTCAGGAAGCGCAGGAAAGAAGCGGGCGAACAAATGGATGCACTAAAGAGGCTCAGCAAA GAAAATGGTGAGGTGGCAGCTGATGCGGACAGTCATAGGCAACTAAAAGGAGTTCAGTATCCTTTTGCCGTGAGCGAGAAAGTCTTGATCAAG GGAAACAGGAGGACACCCGACAAATTTGTTGGTAGGGAAGCTGTGATCACATCTCAATGCTTGAATGGCTG GTATCTTCTCAAGATCCTCGATAGCGGAGAAAGCGTACGCCTTCAGTACCGGTCGCTTCAGAAACTCTCCGGCCCTCAGAGCGTCGAGAGGTCGCAACCTCAGCTATTGCTTCAAACTAGCAGTTGA
- the LOC109716751 gene encoding uncharacterized protein LOC109716751 isoform X3, with translation MNVHRPPPPPPMPISAPPPSRSPPPPAAAPPPLQSHLPSSLSLGLVPLHTPPRAPPPPPEPAAEHAPPPPPPPLARVRLADIAPYEGAPGGAYQRAVEALSASLTRHNAAVIELGADDAVVVRCALESARMYFRARAQCGGVVGSAKPSRGVYIYRAGRSLEDGDLSPPCMSDTFRSLGKAARAALCAIARHLRLRSDVFNHLLDDTPLPVNEVSSSVLVASYSHSSLQNGKGPVAGAKSSSTEVEKGLLTLIASDCPGVQVCDPNGRWYLADGGDSPGDLLLLTGKALSHATAGLRPATSYRTVVDHLPLCMTSGRASLTFRLVPQANAILDCSPISAAGHVIPQSYQPISVSQFMDDLSAEEDVICNHPENTYEAQNNLIREPSLRSVLSDPLSGAFLEDAMVVSCGHSFGGHMLKQVIDKARCSLCHAEIEADSLIPNYALRAAAVAVKMEDDRRLFHNAALRKRRKEAGEQMDALKRLSKENGEVAADADSHRQLKGVQYPFAVSEKVLIKYAGKQEDTRQICW, from the exons ATGAACGTCCAccgtcccccgccgccgccgccgatgccgATTTCCGCCCCTCCCCCCTCCCGATCGCCGCCTCCTCCGGcggctgcgccgccgccgctccagTCTCAcctcccctcctccctctccctcggcCTTGTCCCCCTCCACACCCCTCCCCGCGCCCCACCCCCTCCGCCGGAGCCTGCGGCGGAgcacgcgccgccgccgccgccgccgcctctggCGAGGGTGAGGCTCGCCGACATCGCGCCGTACGAGGGGGCGCCCGGTGGGGCCTACCAGCGGGCGGTGGAGGCGCTCTCGGCGTCGCTGACGCGGCACAACGCCGCGGTGATCGAGCTCGGGGCCGACGACGCGGTCGTGGTCCGGTGCGCGCTGGAGTCGGCGAGGATGTACTTTAGGGCGAGGGCGCAGTGCGGGGGCGTCGTCGGCTCGGCGAAGCCCAGCCGAGGGGTTTACATATACCGCGCCGGGAG GTCTTTAGAAGATGGAGACTTGTCACCCCCTTGTATGAGTGACACTTTCAGAAGTTTGGGGAAGGCGGCTCGTGCTGCTCTATGTGCAATAGCAAGACATCTCCGCCTCCGGAGCGA TGTTTTCAACCATTTGCTTGATGATACCCCATTGCCTGTTAATGAGGTCTCATCGTCAGTCTTGGTTGCGTCATATTCTCACAGTTCATTGCAAAATGGCAAAGGGCCTGTTGCAGGAGCAAAATCTTCAAGCACTGAAGTTGAAAAGGGTTTGCTGACATTAATTGCCTCCGACTGCCCTGGAGTTCAG GTTTGTGACCCAAATGGTCGTTGGTACCTAGCAGATGGGGGTGATAGTCCAGGAGACTTATTGTTACTCACAGGAAAGGCCTTAAGTCATGCTACTGCTGGTTTGCGCCCTGCTACCTCATATCGGACTGTTGTTGATCATTTACCATTATGTATGACCAGTGGAAG AGCATCACTTACTTTTAGGCTCGTGCCTCAAGCCAATGCTATACTGGATTGTTCTCCAATTTCAGCAGCTGGTCATGTTATCCCACAAAGCTATCAACCAATTTCTGTGAGCCAGTTCATGGATGATTTGTCTGCTGAAGAAGATGTTATTTGCAACCATCCGGAAAATACATAC GAAGCTCAAAATAATCTTATTAGGGAACCGTCACTGAGAAGTGTCCTCTCAGACCCCCTGTC TGGGGCATTCCTTGAAGATGCCATGGTTGTCTCTTGTGGGCATTCTTTTGGTGGCCACATGCTGAAGCAAGTCATAGATAAG GCCAGATGTAGTCTCTGCCATGCAGAAATAGAAGCCGACTCCTTGATTCCCAACTATG CTTTGAGAGCAGCAGCTGTCGCAGTAAAGATGGAAGATGATAGGAGGCTCTTCCATAATGCTGCTCTCAGGAAGCGCAGGAAAGAAGCGGGCGAACAAATGGATGCACTAAAGAGGCTCAGCAAA GAAAATGGTGAGGTGGCAGCTGATGCGGACAGTCATAGGCAACTAAAAGGAGTTCAGTATCCTTTTGCCGTGAGCGAGAAAGTCTTGATCAAG TACGCAGGGAAACAGGAGGACACCCGACAAATTTGTTGGTAG